One Solanum lycopersicum chromosome 4, SLM_r2.1 DNA window includes the following coding sequences:
- the LOC101243985 gene encoding mitogen-activated protein kinase kinase kinase 3-like isoform X1, translating to MASWFEQTPLINYKKNRVNKPKSFDESIFIPKNSPTSFATNYGYYSYTYTKEKKLHPVFPLPLPLDSPNFSTRSSCGSSPTSSQLNDDEEQGISPLFSPLRNKCNDWSRTSNESSKSTSPCTSPTTYPVEWDKKLDSPNGKQEKCNHPRHPLPLPLPPNSSINNRTRQWKKGKLLAKGTFGNVYAGFNSDNGQMCAIKEVRIIFNDTTSKERLKQLNQEITLLSQISHPNIVQYYGSESRGDKLSLYLEYVPGGSILKLLQEYGPFEEQIIKSYTRKILSGLVFLHERNIAHRDIKGANILVNAKGEIKLADFGMAKHINSCCLMDSFKGSPYWMAPEQVVKDAGGSSVAVDIWSLGCTIVEMATAKRPYEGATAALFKQADGKDSPEIPRNLSDDAKSFLKLCLQRNPSRRLTAVQLLHHPFLQA from the exons ATGGCATCTTGGTTTGAACAAACTCCTCTAATAAATTACAAGAAGAATAGAGTAAATAAGCCAAAAAGTTTTGATGAATCAATCTTTATACCAAAAAATTCACCAACTTCTTTTGCAACTAATTATGGTTACTATTCCTACACATACACAAAAGAGAAGAAACTTCATCCTGTTTTTCCTTTGCCTTTGCCATTAGATTCACCTAATTTCTCTACAAGATCAAGTTGTGGATCATCCCCTACCTCATCTCAGTTAAATGATGATGAAGAACAAGGGATTAGTCCACTATTTAGTCCACTCAG AAACAAATGCAATGACTGGTCAAGAACATCAAATGAGAGTTCAAAATCTACCTCTCCTTGCACTTCACCAACAACATATCCAGTGGAATGGGATAAGAAATTGGATTCTCCTAATGGGAAACAAGAAAAGTGTAATCATCCGCGCcatcctcttcctcttcctcttccacCAAATTCTTCTATTAATAATAGAACAAGGCAATggaagaaagggaaattgttagCAAAAGGGACATTTGGAAATGTTTATGCTGGATTTAATAG TGATAATGGACAAATGTGTGCTATAAAGGAAGTAAGAATCATCTTTAATGACACAACATCGAAAGAACGTCTCAAGCAGCTAAACCAG GAGATCACATTGCTCAGTCAAATCTCACATCCAAACATTGTGCAGTACTATGGAAGTGAATCG AGAGGAGATAAATTGTCACTCTACTTAGAGTATGTTCCAGGAGGTTCAATTCTCAAACTACTTCAAGAATATGGTCCTTTTGAAGAACAAATTATCAAAAGTTACACTCGAAAAATTCTCTCCGGATTAGTCTTCTTGCATGAGAGAAACATAGCACACAG GGATATTAAAGGAGCAAATATACTAGTAAATGCTAAGGGTGAAATCAAGCTTGCAGACTTTGGAATGGCTAAACAT ATAAACTCGTGTTGTTTGATGGATTCTTTCAAAGGAAGTCCATATTGGATGGCTCCAGAG CAGGTAGTAAAAGATGCAGGAGGTTCCAGTGTTGCTGTAGATATTTGGAGCCTAGGTTGTACTATTGTTGAGATGGCAACAGCTAAACGACCATATGAAGGA GCAACTGCTGCATTATTCAAACAGGCAGATGGGAAAGACAGTCCTGAAATTCCCAGGAACCTCTCAGATGATGCAAAGAGTTTTTTGAAACTTTGCCTGCAGAGGAATCCAAGTCGCCGTTTGACAGCTGTTCAGCTGCTACATCATCCATTTCTTCAGGCTTAA
- the LOC101258946 gene encoding bidirectional sugar transporter SWEET1-like has protein sequence MGVVHTLHFVFGIFGNATALFLFLAPIITFKRVIQNRSTEQFSGLPYVMTLLNCLLSAWYGLPFVSPNNLLVSTINGTGAVIETIYVLIFIAFAPTKEKKKISALFLLVLTVFAAVALVSMLGLHGSKRKLFCGIAATIFSIIMYGSPLSIIRLVIKTKSVEFMPFFLSLFVFLCGASWFAFGLLGKDPFVAIPNGFGFGLGTVQLILYAIYCEKKGFTRKSNLDESNGKSHQEEKQSSKSRLEQV, from the exons ATGGGTGTTGTTCATACTCTGCATTTTGTTTTTGGGATATTTG GAAATGCCACTGCTCTGTTTCTGTTCTTGGCACCAAT AATCACATTCAAGAGGGTTATACAAAATCGATCTACTGAACAATTCTCTGGCTTGCCTTACGTTATGACTTTACTCAACTGCCTTCTTTCTGCATG GTATGGTTTACCATTTGTGTCACCAAATAATCTGTTGGTGTCTACAATCAATGGGACTGGAGCTGTAATTGAGACCATTTATGTGCTGATCTTCATTGCATTTGCACCAactaaagagaagaagaaaatctCAGCACTTTTTCTATTAGTCCTTACTGTTTTTGCTGCTGTAGCCCTTGTTTCCATGCTTGGTTTACATGGAAGCAAAAGGAAGCTCTTTTGTGGTATCGCTGCCACCATCTTCTCTATCATTATGTATGGATCTCCTCTATCCATCATA AGACTGGTGATCAAGACGAAGAGCGTGGAGTTCATGCCATTTTTCTTGTCGTTGTTTGTGTTCTTATGTGGCGCTTCCTGGTTTGCATTTGGCCTTCTTGGCAAGGACCCTTTTGTTGCT ATTCCAAAtggttttggttttggtttaGGAACAGTGCAACTTATCTTATATGCAATCTACTGTGAGAAGAAGGGATTCACAAGGAAATCAAACCTTGATGAGTCAAATGGCAAGTCTCACCAAGAGGAGAAGCAATCTAGCAAGTCAAGGCTTGAGCAAGTTTAG
- the LOC101243985 gene encoding mitogen-activated protein kinase kinase kinase 3-like isoform X2: protein MASWFEQTPLINYKKNRVNKPKSFDESIFIPKNSPTSFATNYGYYSYTYTKEKKLHPVFPLPLPLDSPNFSTRSSCGSSPTSSQLNDDEEQGISPLFSPLRNKCNDWSRTSNESSKSTSPCTSPTTYPVEWDKKLDSPNGKQEKCNHPRHPLPLPLPPNSSINNRTRQWKKGKLLAKGTFGNVYAGFNSDNGQMCAIKEVRIIFNDTTSKERLKQLNQEITLLSQISHPNIVQYYGSESRGDKLSLYLEYVPGGSILKLLQEYGPFEEQIIKSYTRKILSGLVFLHERNIAHRDIKGANILVNAKGEIKLADFGMAKHINSCCLMDSFKGSPYWMAPEVVKDAGGSSVAVDIWSLGCTIVEMATAKRPYEGATAALFKQADGKDSPEIPRNLSDDAKSFLKLCLQRNPSRRLTAVQLLHHPFLQA, encoded by the exons ATGGCATCTTGGTTTGAACAAACTCCTCTAATAAATTACAAGAAGAATAGAGTAAATAAGCCAAAAAGTTTTGATGAATCAATCTTTATACCAAAAAATTCACCAACTTCTTTTGCAACTAATTATGGTTACTATTCCTACACATACACAAAAGAGAAGAAACTTCATCCTGTTTTTCCTTTGCCTTTGCCATTAGATTCACCTAATTTCTCTACAAGATCAAGTTGTGGATCATCCCCTACCTCATCTCAGTTAAATGATGATGAAGAACAAGGGATTAGTCCACTATTTAGTCCACTCAG AAACAAATGCAATGACTGGTCAAGAACATCAAATGAGAGTTCAAAATCTACCTCTCCTTGCACTTCACCAACAACATATCCAGTGGAATGGGATAAGAAATTGGATTCTCCTAATGGGAAACAAGAAAAGTGTAATCATCCGCGCcatcctcttcctcttcctcttccacCAAATTCTTCTATTAATAATAGAACAAGGCAATggaagaaagggaaattgttagCAAAAGGGACATTTGGAAATGTTTATGCTGGATTTAATAG TGATAATGGACAAATGTGTGCTATAAAGGAAGTAAGAATCATCTTTAATGACACAACATCGAAAGAACGTCTCAAGCAGCTAAACCAG GAGATCACATTGCTCAGTCAAATCTCACATCCAAACATTGTGCAGTACTATGGAAGTGAATCG AGAGGAGATAAATTGTCACTCTACTTAGAGTATGTTCCAGGAGGTTCAATTCTCAAACTACTTCAAGAATATGGTCCTTTTGAAGAACAAATTATCAAAAGTTACACTCGAAAAATTCTCTCCGGATTAGTCTTCTTGCATGAGAGAAACATAGCACACAG GGATATTAAAGGAGCAAATATACTAGTAAATGCTAAGGGTGAAATCAAGCTTGCAGACTTTGGAATGGCTAAACAT ATAAACTCGTGTTGTTTGATGGATTCTTTCAAAGGAAGTCCATATTGGATGGCTCCAGAG GTAGTAAAAGATGCAGGAGGTTCCAGTGTTGCTGTAGATATTTGGAGCCTAGGTTGTACTATTGTTGAGATGGCAACAGCTAAACGACCATATGAAGGA GCAACTGCTGCATTATTCAAACAGGCAGATGGGAAAGACAGTCCTGAAATTCCCAGGAACCTCTCAGATGATGCAAAGAGTTTTTTGAAACTTTGCCTGCAGAGGAATCCAAGTCGCCGTTTGACAGCTGTTCAGCTGCTACATCATCCATTTCTTCAGGCTTAA